The Streptomyces sp. NBC_00224 genome has a window encoding:
- a CDS encoding ANTAR domain-containing protein, whose product MPDSRSSRIRVLVAEQAGRRGARAGVVDVCTAAVASLPVGGAGVSAMFRTAASDPLCSTDDISEQLTALNSRVLIEQAKGKLAERQGIDMEQALSAPRAYARSHNRRLSDVARAFVDDTEPLAGLTS is encoded by the coding sequence ATGCCGGACAGCCGGTCGTCCCGGATCCGTGTGCTCGTCGCCGAGCAGGCGGGCCGACGTGGTGCACGGGCCGGGGTGGTGGACGTGTGCACCGCGGCGGTGGCCTCTCTGCCGGTCGGTGGGGCCGGGGTGTCGGCGATGTTCCGGACGGCGGCGAGCGATCCGCTGTGCAGTACCGATGACATCAGTGAGCAGCTGACGGCGCTCAACAGCCGCGTCCTGATCGAGCAGGCCAAGGGCAAACTCGCCGAGCGCCAGGGCATCGACATGGAACAGGCGTTATCCGCCCCGCGCGCCTACGCCCGCTCCCACAACCGCCGTCTGTCCGACGTGGCCCGCGCCTTCGTCGACGACACCGAGCCCCTCGCCGGTCTGACGTCCTGA
- a CDS encoding GNAT family N-acetyltransferase: protein MEDLRQDLADLYVESCETEPGEDYRSRSREDFLNRLTGDIRRPGFAMVIAETEDLVGCAFGFPVRSDSFRWLGFDGELLRSFEQLTESDRVFAITDILVRPHPQNQTLGRRLQERLLGDHQASIGATLVDQADHPALTAFRAWGWQDIGEIWRPTDHTMFRVLVLPLGERTVARLEVPAHHSLTRWTG from the coding sequence GTGGAGGACCTGCGCCAGGATCTGGCGGATCTGTACGTGGAGTCCTGTGAAACGGAGCCGGGCGAGGACTACCGCAGTCGCAGTCGCGAGGACTTCCTGAATCGTCTCACCGGTGACATCCGCCGGCCGGGGTTCGCCATGGTGATCGCGGAGACGGAGGACCTGGTGGGATGCGCCTTCGGCTTCCCGGTGCGCAGCGACAGCTTCCGGTGGCTGGGTTTCGACGGTGAGCTGCTCCGCAGCTTCGAGCAACTCACCGAGTCCGACAGGGTCTTCGCCATCACCGACATCCTGGTCCGCCCACACCCTCAGAACCAGACTCTGGGCCGACGTCTGCAGGAGCGCTTGCTGGGCGACCACCAGGCGTCGATCGGCGCCACCTTGGTGGACCAGGCCGATCATCCGGCCCTGACCGCCTTCCGGGCCTGGGGGTGGCAGGACATCGGAGAGATCTGGAGGCCGACCGACCACACGATGTTCCGCGTGCTGGTCCTTCCCCTCGGAGAACGGACCGTGGCGAGGCTGGAGGTGCCGGCTCATCATTCCTTGACGCGGTGGACCGGGTGA
- a CDS encoding DUF1206 domain-containing protein codes for MVTSPQAQRRGRGGGSAARAAEKETLTAAGRAGFVARGVVYVLIGVLAVQMALGSGGESADRQGALDRVAAQPFGKVMLWALVVGFGCMALWRGSRAVLSRGPERKTASRLLDGGRAVFYASVCWGTAVFAAGGGQGSSGNAKSQDWTASVLKLSYGQVLVGAGGCLLIGIGAVLATRAAMRKFLRQLDLGAMSHRTRQVVTGLGVGGGVARGLVFAAAGVFILIAAIRFDAQEARGVDATLRSFTHTPAGPWLLVAVAVGLILFGVFSFASARWRRL; via the coding sequence ATGGTGACGTCGCCTCAAGCACAGAGAAGGGGCCGGGGCGGGGGTTCTGCCGCCCGGGCCGCCGAGAAGGAGACGCTGACCGCCGCCGGTCGGGCGGGGTTCGTCGCGCGCGGAGTCGTGTACGTCCTCATCGGTGTCTTGGCGGTTCAGATGGCCCTGGGAAGCGGCGGGGAGTCGGCGGACCGCCAAGGGGCGCTGGACCGGGTCGCGGCGCAGCCTTTCGGCAAGGTGATGCTGTGGGCGCTGGTCGTCGGCTTCGGCTGTATGGCGCTGTGGCGGGGATCCCGCGCGGTCCTCAGTAGGGGGCCCGAGCGGAAGACCGCCTCGCGACTCCTTGACGGCGGCCGGGCGGTCTTCTACGCCTCTGTCTGCTGGGGAACCGCCGTGTTCGCCGCCGGTGGCGGCCAGGGTTCGAGCGGCAACGCGAAGTCGCAGGACTGGACGGCGTCGGTACTGAAGCTGTCGTACGGCCAAGTGCTGGTGGGGGCCGGCGGCTGCCTCCTGATCGGCATCGGTGCGGTGCTCGCGACACGGGCGGCGATGCGCAAGTTCCTGCGACAGCTGGACCTGGGCGCGATGAGCCACCGGACCCGGCAGGTCGTCACCGGCCTGGGGGTGGGCGGGGGCGTGGCGCGCGGCTTGGTGTTCGCCGCGGCCGGCGTCTTCATCCTGATCGCGGCCATCCGCTTCGACGCACAAGAGGCCAGAGGCGTGGACGCCACGCTCCGCAGCTTTACGCACACCCCGGCGGGCCCGTGGCTCCTGGTCGCCGTCGCGGTCGGCCTGATCCTCTTCGGAGTCTTCTCGTTCGCCTCCGCGCGCTGGCGCCGCCTGTGA